From Actinopolyspora lacussalsi, a single genomic window includes:
- a CDS encoding organic hydroperoxide reductase OsmC/OhrA (product_source=COG1764; cath_funfam=3.30.300.20; cog=COG1764; pfam=PF02566; superfamily=82784), with amino-acid sequence MSERHEYETVVRWTGNRGSGTDEYDSYGREHLIEVAGKAPLRGSADPAFLGDPELLNPEELLVASLAQCHMLWYLGICASSGVVVTDYRDAARGTMTEERGGGGRFTEVVLRPVVTVRSESMRDRAEKLHEQAHRKCFIANSVNFPVRHEPGIRVVS; translated from the coding sequence ATGTCCGAACGACACGAGTACGAGACCGTGGTGCGCTGGACCGGGAACCGTGGAAGCGGTACCGATGAGTACGACTCCTACGGTCGTGAGCACCTGATCGAGGTCGCGGGCAAGGCGCCGCTGCGCGGCTCGGCCGATCCGGCCTTCCTCGGGGATCCGGAACTGCTGAACCCGGAGGAATTGCTGGTGGCCTCGCTCGCGCAGTGCCACATGCTCTGGTACCTGGGGATCTGTGCCTCCTCCGGCGTCGTGGTCACCGACTACCGCGACGCGGCTCGCGGCACCATGACCGAGGAGCGGGGCGGTGGAGGTCGTTTCACCGAGGTGGTGCTGCGACCGGTGGTGACCGTGCGGAGCGAGTCGATGCGCGACAGGGCCGAGAAACTGCACGAGCAGGCGCACCGCAAGTGCTTCATCGCCAATTCCGTGAACTTTCCGGTCCGTCACGAGCCCGGTATCCGTGTGGTGAGCTGA